A region from the Dendropsophus ebraccatus isolate aDenEbr1 chromosome 1, aDenEbr1.pat, whole genome shotgun sequence genome encodes:
- the LOC138776073 gene encoding zona pellucida sperm-binding protein 4-like — MGVGFISAAHAGLQTVISPSQDRLQERDLARWDKAGNSRSLHNDTNCGTWIDQTSNRSVLMRSFYDGCYVREENGNYVVTVALEETPHNGKSQYHKKDLMCPIPTLPAMDAPSASDCASVQPSDRLLCANDSVSREQCEGRGCCFSQSAVPRCFYGKKLTAYCSADNNMVVAISKDLTVPSLILDSVRIVDVDSSSCPNLRVAATASFIGYQFPLSCGGPKQVDGTSMLYERTLEATKTIRTWQMGSITRDSTLRVTVRCTYTQIGAAPLQIEVLTLPPPLPVSTSGPLLLEMRIAQDERYASYYADQDYPIERILRDPVHAEVRILQRTDPSLILVLNNCWATNTPVPTEAPQWPILVNSCPFDGDSYLTQLATVGPSSQNMPFPTHYKRFIVSAFTFVDSATQNALKGLVFLHCSASVCVPSATESCAVTCPQRQKRAAESWAPEDALTMVSAHGPVAFLPEEMRTNEVLMEGRKNQAKECFQSRKPPKQGIVHRKLFQGICPSSVWSRILASGNNA, encoded by the exons ATGGGCGTTGGATTCATCTCAGCAGCGCACGCTGGGCTTCAaacggtgatatctccgtcccaggaccggctccaggaaagggacttggcgagatggg ACAAGGCTGGAAACTCTCGAAGTCTTCACAATGATACCAACTGTGGAACCTGGATTGACCAGACATCTAACCGATCAGTGTTGATGCGATCTTTCTATGATGGTTGCTATGTGCGGGAGGAG AATGGAAACTACGTGGTGACTGTCGCTCTAGAAGAAACACCACATAATGGGAAATCCCAGTATCACAAGAAGGATCTTATGTGCCCTATTCCTACCCTTCCAG CTATGGATGCTCCTAGTGCAAGTGACTGCGCTTCAGTCCAGCCAAGTGACCGCCTGCTATGTGccaatgactctgtatccagagaGCAGTGTGAAGGCCGTGGATGCTGCTTTTCTCAGTCCGCTGTACCGCGCTGCTTCTATGGGAAGAAAC TGACTGCCTACTGCTCTGCTGATAACAACATGGTGGTTGCCATCTCCAAAGACCTAACTGTACCATCCCTGATCTTGGACTCTGTACGGATAGTGGATGTGGATTCCAGCTCGTGTCCCAACCTAAGAGTAGCAGCAACTGCATCATTTATTGGGTACCAGTTCCCCCTCTCCTGTGGGGGTCCCAAACAG GTGGATGGCACATCCATGTTGTATGAACGCACTCTTGAGGCGACCAAAACCATAAGGACCTGGCAAATGGGATCAATCACCAGAGACAGTACACTGAG GGTGACTGTACGCTGCACCTACACCCAGATTGGAGCTGCCCCCCTACAAATAGAGGTCCTGACCCTTCCACCACCTCTTCCTGTATCTACATCTGGACCTCTGCTCCTGGAGATGAGAATAGCTCAAG ATGAGCGGTACGCCTCATACTATGCTGACCAGGATTATCCCATTGAGAGAATACTAAGAGATCCTGTACATGCTGAAGTCCGGATTCTGCAGAGGACTGACCCCAGCCTGATTCTGGTCTTGAACAACTGTTGGGCCACCAATACTCCTGTGCCTACTGAGGCTCCACAATGGCCCATCCTGGTCAACAG CTGCCCTTTTGATGGAGACTCCTACCTCACCCAGCTGGCTACTGTTGGCCCTTCCTCACAGAACATGCCTTTCCCAACACACTACAAGCGCTTCATTGTTAGCGCCTTCACCTTTGTGGATTCTGCCACCCAGAACGCTCTTAAAGGATTG GTGTTTCTCCACTGCAGCGCTTCTGTATGTGTCCCATCTGCCACAGAGTCCTGTGCTGTCACCTGTCCCCAAAGGCAAA AGAGAGCAGCTGAATCCTGGGCCCCAGAAGATGCTCTTACCATGGTCTCGGCTCATGGCCCCGTTGCATTTCTCCCTGAAGAGATGAGAACAAATGAGGTTCTTATGGAGG GAAGGAAAAACCAAGCTAAGGAATgtttccaatcaaggaaaccacccaagcaaggtatcgtccacagaaagctgtttcagggtatttgcccctcatcagtgtggagtagaattctggctagtgggaacaatgcctag
- the LOC138776231 gene encoding platelet-derived growth factor receptor-like protein produces MAITSAKRIGELQAFSSVEPYTTFLEDKVLLKFLPTFTPKCPSFSNLNQLVTIPRLPVDLTSKDTELASLDVVRCLKIYLQRTQEFRRSENLFISFSGKNKGLKASKPSISGWISECINLSYHINEKDPPEFTRAHSTRSVASSWAERALIPLEQICQSASWSTPRTFFKHYRIAASEPSGIKHFGRYSQLILVNASAADTGEFSCGGYQCSGHDCHDGEEKTGKTFVFVTDPQELFVPTEDYYVVVQLRTRQPALLPCQVTNPLAKVTLHREFPPEQVPVDGVKIAFDLKKGFVIYQPQPSLVGSLFCIAELGNLRQMSTKYMLIYVHYPSAPPKPTIEASVKSARTGENFVVTCTVLGELEISVDFTWEYPGQQIGRPPYVREHTSQTRRGGQLLQESESTLYIDEARAVDDGTYTCTAQNLQGSTSVTTRVTILPATSSTTRERTQG; encoded by the exons ATGGCCATAACCTCTGCCAAACGCATAGGAGAACTTCAGGCTTTCTCCTCGGTAGAGCCATACACCACCTTTCTGGAAGATAAGGTTCTGCTCAAATTTCTCCCCACCTTTACACCTAAATGTCCCTCATTTTCCAACTTAAACCAGCTTGTAACAATTCCGAGGCTCCCAGTAGACTTGACATCCAAAGATACTGAACTAGCCAGTTTGGACGTGGTAAGGTGTTTAAAAATTTACTTACAGAGGACTCAGGAATTCAGGCGGTCTGAAAATCTCTTCATATCCTTCTCggggaaaaacaaaggattgAAAGCATCCAAACCTTCGATATCAGGATGGATCTCAGAATGCATAAATCTTTCATATCATATTAATGAGAAGGATCCGCCGGAGTTCACTAGGGCTCACTCGACCAGATCAGTCGCCTCCTCTTGGGCTGAGAGGGCTCTTATCCCGCTAGAGCAAATTTGCCAATCAGCCTCTTGGTCCACTCCGAGAACCTTCTTCAAGCATTATCGGATTGCGGCGTCCGAACCTTCAGG GATAAAGCACTTTGGACGTTACAGTCAGCTCATCCTGGTGAATGCCTCAGCAGCCGATACCGGGGAGTTCAGCTGTGGAGGTTACCAGTGCAGTGGACATGACTGCCATGATGGGGAAGAGAAAACCGGCAAGACCTTTGTGTTTGTCACGG ATCCGCAGGAACTCTTTGTCCCGACAGAGGACTATTATGTGGTTGTCCAGCTACGAACCCGACAGCCAGCATTACTTCCATGCCAGGTCACCAACCCATTAGCCAAAGTCACTCTGCATAGAGAGTTCCCACCAGAACAGGTGCCCGTAGATGGGGTGAAGATTGCCTTCGACCTGAAGAAGGGATTCGTCATATACCAACCACAGCCATCTCTGGTCGGATCATTGTTCTGCATTGCAGAGCTTGGAAACCTTCGACAGATGTCAACCAagtatatgctgatatatgtgcaTT ACCCATCGGCTCCACCCAAACCTACCATCGAGGCATCGGTGAAGTCGGCACGAACAGGAGAGAATTTCGTTGTCACCTGCACCGTTCTAGGTGAACTAGAAATCAGTGTTGACTTCACGTGGGAATATCCTGGGCAACAG ATCGGTCGCCCTCCCTATGTCCGAGAGCACACCTCACAGACCAGACGCGGAGGCCAGTTATTACAGGAGTCCGAGAGTACTCTGTATATTGATGAAGCTCGTGCTGTGGATGACGGCACTTATACCTGTACAGCTCAAAACCTACAAGGGAGCACGTCCGTAACAACAAGGGTCACCATCCTCCCTGCAACATCGTCTACAACCAGAGAGAGAACCCAAGGATGA
- the LOC138776392 gene encoding zona pellucida sperm-binding protein 4-like codes for MTLYPGSSVKAVDAAFLSPLYRAASMGRNSIDQRKLKQVINGPNLLVLETCSTMPSTYLVTAYCSADNNMVVAISKDLTVPSLILDSVRIVDVDSSSCPNLRVAATASFIGYQFPLSCGGPKQVDGTSMLYERTLEATKTIRTWQMGSITRDSTMRVTVRCTYTQIGAAPLQIEVLTLPPPLPVSTSGPLLLEMRIAQDERYASYYADQDYPIERILRDPVHAEVRILQRTDPSLILVLNNCWATNSPVPTDAPQWPILVNSCPFEGDSYLTQLAPVGPSSQNMPFPTHYKRFIVSAFTFVDSATQNALKGLVFLHCSASVCVPSATESCAVTCPQRQKRAAESWAPEDALTMVSAHGPVAFLPEEMRTNEVLVMEGPLGSDLALAWLQGAAAAGFVVMVSLLGIYKYRRQRKCVVSTIKA; via the exons atgactctgtatccagggAGCAGTGTGAAGGCCGTGGATGCTGCTTTTCTCAGTCCGCTGTACCGCGCTGCTTCTATGGGAAGAAAC AGTATTGATCAAAGAAAGCTAAAGCAAGTGATCAATGGCCCCAACCTACTTGTCCTAGAAACTTGCTCAACAATGCCTAGTACTTATCTGG TGACTGCCTACTGCTCTGCTGATAATAACATGGTGGTTGCCATCTCCAAAGACCTTACTGTACCATCCCTGATCTTGGACTCTGTACGGATAGTGGATGTGGATTCCAGCTCGTGTCCCAACCTGAGAGTAGCAGCAACTGCATCATTTATTGGGTACCAGTTCCCCCTCTCCTGTGGGGGTCCCAAACAG GTGGATGGCACATCCATGTTGTATGAACGCACTCTTGAGGCGACCAAAACCATAAGGACCTGGCAGATGGGATCAATCACCAGAGACAGTACAATGAG GGTGACTGTACGCTGCACCTACACCCAGATTGGAGCTGCCCCCCTACAAATAGAGGTCCTGACCCTTCCACCACCTCTTCCTGTATCTACATCTGGACCTCTGCTCCTGGAGATGAGAATAGCTCAAG ATGAGCGGTACGCCTCATACTATGCTGACCAGGATTATCCCATTGAGAGAATACTAAGAGATCCTGTACATGCTGAAGTCCGGATTCTGCAGAGGACTGACCCCAGCCTGATTCTGGTCTTGAACAACTGTTGGGCCACCAATTCTCCTGTGCCTACTGATGCTCCACAATGGCCCATCCTGGTCAACAG CTGCCCTTTTGAAGGAGACTCCTACCTCACCCAGCTGGCTCCTGTTGGCCCTTCCTCACAGAACATGCCTTTCCCAACACACTACAAGCGCTTCATTGTTAGCGCCTTCACCTTTGTGGATTCTGCCACCCAGAACGCTCTTAAAGGATTG GTGTTTCTCCACTGCAGCGCTTCTGTATGTGTCCCATCTGCCACAGAGTCCTGTGCTGTCACCTGTCCCCAAAGGCAAA AGAGAGCAGCTGAATCCTGGGCCCCAGAAGATGCTCTTACCATGGTCTCGGCTCATGGCCCCGTTGCATTTCTCCCTGAAGAGATGAGAACAAATGAGGTTCTTGTTATGGAGG GTCCTCTTGGTTCTGATCttgccctggcttggctacaaggAGCAGCAGCTGCCGGTTTTGTTGTGATGGTGTCTCTTCTTGGTATCTACAAGTATAGAAGACAAAGGAAATGTGTAGTGTCTACTATAAAGGCCTGA